The DNA segment AAATGTGCAGTGGTTCATTATCATTATGAATGCAATAATAGGTGCAGTGGTTCAGTGGTTCATTATCATtaccacaaaataaaataacaatctgGAATGCAATAAAAGGTGCACTGGTTCATtatcacaaaataacacaatacACTTTGTTTGGTTCATtatcacaaaataacacaatacATTAAAACTTGCAAGTTTTGACAAGAAAGTGTTACAGCAACGACAAAATGAATTGCATCCAATGTTCCCAGATTCAATCCTTTCTGAAAATGAAATGTCCACCCCTTTCTTTTGCTCTCTTTCTTATCTTTTCCAAGACTTTTGATACAGTTAGTTTCTTTGCAGCTGTATTTTGCAAGTTCTCTCCACATGATGCATTTGCCATTGCACTCACATTAGCACTTCCCATTGCACTTACTGTtgcaatttctctttcatttcCCAGTGTTCTTGCACTTGTGGTTGCActtgaattttcatttttctttgcACTAGCACTAGCATGAGCAATAATATGATTCGATGGTTGTGCTATGCTGGAGGACTGTTCCTGTTCTTGTTGAGATGATGGAGGTGGTTGTGAGACTAAATTGGATCGTGACTGAAAGGGATCTGAAGACAGTGATTGATGTCTTGACACTGGGGTTGAAGTTGCTCCTATCTGACTCCCAGTAGAAGTTgtgccctataaatattttgaaaaatgagAGTTATGAGATTTgtaaatccataatttacaatATAAATACCTGAGTAAAAACTGTTCTGGGATGCTTGGATGCATTTTTctttcttcccctgctttgaaTTCTTGATGAGCCCTGAAAAATGAAGACAAAATCAGCAACTTATTCATTACTCAAGTGTAAACAAACACAGACACAATCTCATACCTGATTACACCTAGATCTTTCATGCGTTGGATTTGTACAACTAGCTTTATTATGACCTATTTTCAAGCAATTAGAGCATGTGTGTGTCAAACCTTGTCTTGTAGAAGTCTTTTGTACCTCATCTATtccttttttcctttttttcttaGGCCTTCCAGCTCTTATCTTTACCTCAGGTGGCCCGAGAGGCTCATATTCTGTATTACAGTAATCATCTTCTCCTGGTACTGCATGAATCATGTAAGAATATGTTCTTAAATATGCCTCTTTTTTGTAGTATTGGTGAACAAATTCAGAAATCTGCATCCGATGTTCTCTGATTGCTGCACAGGCATGTGCACATGGATAGCCACATAGTTGAAACCTTCCACAACTGCATTCTTTTTTGGCTAAATCAACAACATTTTGTCCATTTGGAGTCTGAATCTGGTACTCCATCATTCCACAAAAGACAACAGCACAATTTCTGCCTTTTTGCTCATTCTCATTTAATCTTTTCACAATGTTAGGACAGATATCACTTACGTAGTTCTCTATTCCCTTCCTCTTCACCTGAATTCTTGACATTAATTTTGTTCTAATCCATTCAAACATAGAGATTATGGGCATATCTCTTGCCTCCAAAATATAACTATTAAAAGATTCAGTCATGTTATTAACAATGACATCATAAAATGAAGAAATAAGGAAATGAGACCTGGCCCAATGAGCAGGAGGGATTTTGTTCAACCATTCAGTTGCTGTCTCGTAATCCGGAGAAGTCTTTCTGTCAGCTGCTTCTATTCTTTTCATCCACATTGAGAACTCATTTTTATTTGATGTGCTTGCCGCTGCCCACAACATTCCTTTCAATTCTACACCAGGATGCTT comes from the Henckelia pumila isolate YLH828 chromosome 1, ASM3356847v2, whole genome shotgun sequence genome and includes:
- the LOC140869468 gene encoding uncharacterized protein; the protein is MWMKRIEAADRKTSPDYETATEWLNKIPPAHWARSHFLISSFYDVIVNNMTESFNSYILEARDMPIISMFEWIRTKLMSRIQVKRKGIENYVSDICPNIVKRLNENEQKGRNCAVVFCGMMEYQIQTPNGQNVVDLAKKECSCGRFQLCGYPCAHACAAIREHRMQISEFVHQYYKKEAYLRTYSYMIHAVPGEDDYCNTEYEPLGPPEVKIRAGRPKKKRKKGIDEVQKTSTRQGLTHTCSNCLKIGHNKASCTNPTHERSRCNQGSSRIQSRGRKKNASKHPRTVFTQGTTSTGSQIGATSTPVSRHQSLSSDPFQSRSNLVSQPPPSSQQEQEQSSSIAQPSNHIIAHASASAKKNENSSATTSARTLGNEREIATVSAMGSANVSAMANASCGENLQNTAAKKLTVSKVLEKIRKRAKERGGHFIFRKD